The following coding sequences lie in one Rutidosis leptorrhynchoides isolate AG116_Rl617_1_P2 chromosome 4, CSIRO_AGI_Rlap_v1, whole genome shotgun sequence genomic window:
- the LOC139842413 gene encoding uncharacterized protein: MGDSTSVTQINKLDFSDPLYLHANDTTGTPIIAIKLKGTENYNIWSRSMLLALSTKNKLGFINGTVIRNTNDEVLGSQWDRCNSVVLSWILGSVSEDLYYGQIFSTNATQVWTELKETYDKIDTSIIYNLHHQINTLKQAAFTCPAATSVKDHKKMMKLMQFLMGLSDEYTAVRSNILLRDTVLDVKKAYAVISREESHKGITTEKMSKPQASAFMSQSNNSFNKTEGYSNSNNYNRNQNQTLKCKKCNKMGHTIERCFEIIGYPPSFKRRTSNNQNVNSENKSFANHSVTNKEESSVSAPASLTNDQLLKLLSLINENPTPVDANANMAGNFMNCNTLFNTNFQQFFNSHINENFKNKNQGWIIDSGANQHMTVSENDLTDLIDISNLNLTVGHPNGTQAKVIKVGNLKLSKNVILYDVLVVPAYCVSLLSVYKLAKDSKLTISFDENKCFIQDLRTMKTVGTGSQSGGLFLFDECDVNDIGIVHQTSCAHTPQQNGIVERKHRTPSSVLSGKTPYEFVFKKDPSLSHLRCFGCLCYATVLNPENKFSSRSVKCVLIGFGSVQKGYKLLNLENRSVVFSRDVKFYENVFPLKQNTDSLILEKEEVNHLNFFDQIFFNNQNSQSPNDEVRAATYDGDGSSRNSNPGDTRTASGS, translated from the exons ATGGGTGATAGTACTTCTGTTACACAGATAAACAAGTTGGATTTTAGTGATCCACTTTATCTTCATGCTAATGATACTACTGGAACACCAATTATTGCAATAAAATTAAAAGGAACTGAGAACTATAATATCTGGAGTAGGTCAATGTTGTTGGCCTTATCAACAAAGAATAAATTGGGTTTTATTAATGGTACTGTAATAAGAAACACAAATGATGAAGTCCTTGGATCCCAATGGGATAGATGCAACTCAGTTGTGTTATCCTGGATTCTTGGATCTGTTTCAGAGGATCTTTACTATGGACAAATTTTTTCTACTAATGCAACTCAAGTGTGGACTGAATTAAAAGAGACTTATGATAAAATTGACACATCAATTATATATAATTTGCATCATCAAATTAATACTTTGAAACAAG CTGCTTTTACTTGTCCTGCTGCAACTTCTGTTAAAGATcataaaaagatgatgaaattaatGCAATTTTTAATGGGTTTAAGTGATGAATACACTGCTGTGAGAAGTAACATATTGTTGAGGGACACTGTTTTAGATGTAAAAAAGGCTTATGCTGTTATTTCAAGGGAAGAATCCCATAAGGGAATTACCACTGAAAAAATGTCAAAACCACAAGCAAGTGCTTTTATGTCTCAATCAAACAATTCATTCAATAAAACAGAAGGATATTCTAATAGTAACAACTATAATAGAAACCAGAATCAAACATTAAAATGCAAAAAATGCAATAAAATGGGTCATACAATTGAAAGATGTTTTGAAATCATTGGTTATCCACCTTCTTTTAAGAGAAGAACTAGTAATAATCAAAATGTTAATTCTGAAAATAAATCTTTTGCTAATCATAGTGTTACTAATAAAGAAGAATCTTCTGTTTCTGCTCCTGCAAGTCTTACAAATGATCAGCTTTTGAAGTTACTAAGTCTTATCAATGAGAATCCAACTCCTGTAGATGCAAATGCTAACATGGCAGGTAACTTTATGAATTGCAATACATTATTTAACACAAACTTTCAACAGTTTTTTAACAGCcacataaatgaaaatttcaaaAACAAAAACCAAGGCTGGATAATTGATTCTGGTGCTAATCAACACATGACTGTTTCAGAAAACGATTTAACTGATTTAATTGATATATCCAATTTAAACTTAACTGTGGGACATCCTAATGGTACACAGGCTAAAGTCATTAAAGTTGGAAATCTGAAATTGTCTAAAAATGTTATTTTATATGATGTGTTGGTTGTGCCTGCTTATTGTGTTAGTTTACTTTCTGTGTATAAACTTGCTAAAGATAGCAAACTAACTATAAGTTTTGATGAAAATAAATGCTTTATTCAGGACTTGAGAACAATGAAAACTGTAGGGACTGGTAGCCAGTCTGGTGGATTGTTTCTGTTTGATGAATGTGATGTGAATGATATAG GTATTGTGCATCAAACTTCTTGTGcacatactccacaacagaatggtatTGTAGAAAGGAAACATAG GACTCCCTCAAGTGTGCTCTCTGGAAAGACCCCTTATGAATTTGTGTTTAAAAAGGACCCTAGTCTCTCCCACCTGAGATGTTTTGGTTGTCTTTGTTATGCTACTGTTTTAAATCCAGAAAATAAATTTTCTAGCAGATCTGTTAAATGTGTTCTTATTGGTTTTGGAAGTGTTCAAAAAGGTTACAAATTGTTAAATCTTGAAAATAGAAGTGTTGTTTTTTCAAGGGATGTTAAGTTTTATGAAAATGTTTTTCCTTTAAAACAAAATACTGATAGTTTGATTTTGGAAAAAGAAGAAGTTAATCATTTAAACTTTTTTGATCAAATATTTTTTAATAATCAAAACTCtcaaagtcccaatgatgaagTGAGAGCAGCAACATATGATGGTGATGGCAGTAGTAGAAATAGTAATCCTGGTGATACCAGAACTGCTAGTGGTAGTTAA